One Myxosarcina sp. GI1 genomic window carries:
- a CDS encoding ammonium transporter produces the protein MNPEAQEFLGTFVSESYYYWASVFMLIIHAGFLAYEGGASRCKNVLATMVKNLLTLSSVGLSFFFFGWWVYNGFPLFPVAGGIIFPWTNPETSELVAELKALADASYPWSAAMGPNTADNLTGVFFFAFALFAMTTASILSGAVIERIKVGAYIVLSIVLGSFTWVVAAAWGWHYTGWFLTKLGYHDFGCSAVVHGVSGFFALGVLINLGARVGKFDESGKPRAILPHNLPLTMLGLMLIFVGFYAFLAACVIFVPGQTVETTIYGTPMTLASIGVNTTLALAAGIIGAYISSNSEPFFTISGGLAGIITVGAGLDLYHPLIVIPLAFAGAFIMPKVAAIIERVGIDDAVGAFAVHGFCGILGAILPGFFAYGYPQAEGIPVINPIGQIVPALICTIILGFIPGYGVSFVLKKLGLLRVSRAEEIEGLDIADMGVEGYPEYNTTWQRDNLHAHNIPSVNVTPP, from the coding sequence ATGAATCCTGAAGCACAAGAATTTTTAGGAACATTTGTCTCAGAAAGCTATTACTATTGGGCTTCTGTATTTATGCTCATCATTCATGCTGGCTTCCTCGCTTATGAGGGTGGCGCGTCACGCTGCAAGAACGTGCTGGCAACGATGGTCAAAAATTTGCTTACCTTATCCAGCGTCGGACTTTCCTTCTTTTTCTTCGGTTGGTGGGTTTATAATGGCTTTCCCTTGTTTCCAGTTGCTGGCGGAATTATATTCCCCTGGACTAATCCAGAGACAAGCGAACTAGTTGCCGAACTAAAAGCATTGGCAGACGCTTCCTATCCCTGGTCGGCAGCGATGGGACCCAACACCGCCGATAATTTGACTGGGGTATTTTTCTTTGCCTTTGCTTTGTTTGCGATGACTACAGCCTCTATTCTTTCTGGTGCAGTCATCGAGAGAATAAAAGTCGGAGCTTATATCGTTTTATCAATTGTTCTCGGTTCGTTTACCTGGGTAGTAGCCGCAGCCTGGGGATGGCACTATACTGGCTGGTTTTTAACCAAACTTGGCTATCACGATTTTGGCTGTTCGGCAGTGGTTCATGGAGTTTCTGGCTTTTTTGCTTTAGGAGTTTTGATTAATTTAGGAGCGAGAGTAGGCAAGTTCGACGAGAGTGGTAAACCTAGAGCTATTCTGCCTCACAATTTGCCCCTGACTATGTTGGGTTTGATGCTAATTTTTGTCGGCTTCTATGCCTTTTTAGCCGCCTGCGTTATTTTCGTTCCAGGTCAAACCGTCGAAACGACAATTTACGGTACGCCAATGACTCTAGCCTCAATTGGAGTCAATACCACCTTAGCTTTAGCTGCGGGTATTATTGGAGCCTACATTTCTAGTAATTCAGAACCCTTTTTTACTATTTCTGGGGGTTTGGCTGGAATTATTACCGTAGGCGCGGGTTTAGATTTATATCATCCCTTAATCGTAATTCCTCTAGCTTTTGCGGGTGCTTTTATCATGCCCAAAGTAGCGGCGATTATAGAAAGAGTGGGAATTGACGATGCAGTTGGAGCCTTTGCGGTACACGGCTTTTGCGGTATACTGGGCGCAATTTTACCTGGATTTTTCGCCTATGGCTACCCTCAAGCTGAGGGAATACCAGTTATCAATCCTATCGGTCAGATTGTTCCTGCTCTTATCTGTACCATCATTCTCGGATTTATTCCTGGGTACGGTGTTAGTTTTGTATTGAAAAAACTTGGTCTGTTACGAGTTTCTAGAGCCGAAGAAATCGAAGGTTTAGATATTGCCGATATGGGTGTAGAAGGTTATCCAGAATATAATACGACCTGGCAGAGAGATAACTTACACGCACATAATATTCCTTCAGTTAACGTCACGCCTCCGTAA
- a CDS encoding FAD-binding oxidoreductase, whose amino-acid sequence MVETADIVVVGGGCIGAAIALHLAEKQAGKIILLEKKSLANGASGKGIGIIRTHYTHPVLAELAQLSLQSFHNFAERYGGYDSGFNPSGYYILVGEDDIQTLSSVVKLHQSMGIDVDFIDLDAVHSAIPALNLNDVAIAAYEPNSGYGSPPQTTIAFAKRAADLGVDVRTATPVKEIKLDAEGRIERVITPSGEIATRTVIDCVGPWARQFTEHLGLNFPVDTVVEHVVVVERPPEFSQPHPVVSDLVNLCYSRSDANLPYTRIGNSNPQRHADFLLEDADDFHGQLFPDITEELTQKLLHRYPILETGKIIEKYSGIWAITPDYQPIIDRIEPVPGLYCAVGFSGHGYKLSPIIGDLVSQFILGETNPLVEKLKMFRLSRFAENDRIKSEFSYSQAKGLR is encoded by the coding sequence ATGGTTGAAACAGCAGATATTGTAGTTGTCGGCGGTGGCTGTATCGGTGCGGCGATCGCGCTACATTTAGCCGAAAAACAAGCAGGTAAAATTATCCTATTAGAGAAAAAATCTCTAGCTAATGGTGCTTCGGGTAAGGGCATTGGCATTATTCGCACTCACTACACTCACCCCGTACTGGCTGAGTTGGCGCAGCTTTCCCTACAGTCCTTTCATAATTTTGCCGAGCGTTACGGCGGTTACGATAGCGGCTTTAATCCTTCCGGTTACTACATTTTAGTAGGAGAAGACGACATTCAAACCCTCTCTAGTGTGGTCAAACTACACCAGTCAATGGGTATCGATGTTGACTTTATCGATCTAGATGCCGTACATAGTGCTATTCCCGCGCTAAATCTCAACGATGTGGCGATCGCCGCTTACGAACCCAATTCGGGCTACGGTTCGCCACCCCAGACTACGATTGCTTTTGCCAAACGAGCGGCAGATTTAGGGGTAGATGTTCGTACCGCTACACCCGTTAAAGAGATAAAACTAGATGCTGAAGGTAGAATCGAACGAGTTATTACTCCATCTGGCGAAATTGCTACACGCACCGTTATTGACTGTGTAGGACCTTGGGCGAGACAGTTTACAGAGCATTTAGGTTTAAACTTTCCCGTAGATACGGTAGTAGAACATGTTGTCGTTGTCGAACGTCCGCCAGAGTTTAGCCAGCCACATCCAGTAGTTTCCGATCTGGTCAATCTTTGTTACTCTCGTTCTGATGCAAATTTACCATACACCAGAATTGGTAATTCTAATCCCCAACGTCACGCCGATTTTCTGCTAGAAGATGCCGATGATTTTCACGGTCAGCTTTTTCCTGACATTACTGAAGAATTAACCCAAAAACTGCTGCATCGCTATCCCATTTTAGAAACAGGCAAAATCATCGAAAAATACTCTGGTATTTGGGCAATTACCCCAGACTATCAGCCCATAATCGATCGCATAGAGCCAGTACCAGGACTTTATTGTGCCGTTGGCTTTAGCGGACATGGCTATAAATTGAGTCCTATAATTGGCGATTTGGTCAGTCAATTCATTTTAGGAGAAACCAATCCTTTAGTAGAAAAGCTAAAAATGTTTCGTTTGAGTCGCTTTGCAGAAAATGACCGAATAAAGTCAGAATTTAGCTATAGCCAAGCCAAAGGTTTGCGTTAA
- a CDS encoding primary-amine oxidase yields MTTTTTRSEGWANAQSQTFRNLASPQHPLEPLTAEEIKAAVSILRREKQLAPTVRFPTVTLKEPDKQAVLNFEEGVKIDREVFIILLDNADGATYEAIVSLTSESVTSWKHIPGVQPSIMLDEFEECEAAVKASPEFKEAIKKRGIEDPDLVMVDPWSAGYYGIEDEKGQRLSRALCWVRDNPTDNGYARPIEGVIPVVDLNKMEVIRVEDHGVVPLPPESGNYAREFIEEFRQDLKPIEITQPQGTSFEVQGHFVRWQKWQFRIGFTPREGLILYTIGYEDKGRVRPIIYRASLSDMVVPYGDPRPHHYRKNAFDVGEYGVGTLANSLKLGCDCLGEIRYFDAFMTNSRGDVFTIENAVCMHEEDFGILWKHVDWRTEQAEVRRSRRLVVSFIATVGNYEYGFFWYFYQDGTIQYQVKLTGIVNTAAAAPGEDPKYGTLVAPQLNAPIHQHFFNVRLDMCVDGADNSVYEVNTEAEPLGENNPHGNAFFAKATPLTTELKAQRIINPFSGRYWKIVNPSSLNSLGQPVGYKLMPGDNILPFAHPESSVIKRAGFMNKHLWVTPYQPDELYGAGDYPNQHPGNEGLTKWTQSDRSVDNTDVVVWYTFGQHHVTRPEDWPVMPVAYIDFKLKPIGFFDANPALDVPPSANGHKKCH; encoded by the coding sequence ATGACTACAACTACAACGCGATCCGAAGGCTGGGCTAACGCCCAATCGCAAACCTTTCGCAATCTGGCTTCTCCCCAACATCCCCTAGAACCACTAACGGCTGAGGAAATTAAAGCTGCGGTAAGTATACTCAGACGCGAAAAACAACTAGCACCTACAGTTAGATTTCCTACCGTTACCCTTAAAGAACCCGACAAGCAAGCCGTCCTCAATTTTGAAGAGGGAGTTAAAATCGATCGCGAAGTTTTTATTATCCTCCTCGATAATGCCGATGGGGCGACTTATGAGGCAATTGTTTCTCTAACTTCAGAAAGCGTAACCTCCTGGAAGCATATACCAGGAGTACAGCCTTCAATTATGCTCGATGAGTTTGAAGAGTGCGAGGCGGCGGTTAAAGCCAGTCCTGAATTTAAGGAAGCAATAAAAAAGCGGGGCATTGAAGATCCCGATTTGGTAATGGTCGATCCCTGGTCGGCTGGCTACTACGGAATTGAGGACGAAAAAGGACAGAGATTGTCAAGGGCTTTATGCTGGGTGCGAGATAACCCCACCGATAACGGTTACGCCCGACCCATTGAAGGAGTTATTCCTGTCGTAGATTTAAACAAAATGGAGGTAATTCGGGTCGAAGACCACGGAGTCGTTCCCCTACCGCCAGAGTCAGGAAATTACGCCAGAGAATTTATCGAGGAATTTCGCCAGGATCTTAAACCCATAGAAATTACTCAGCCACAGGGAACTAGCTTTGAAGTGCAGGGTCATTTCGTGCGCTGGCAAAAGTGGCAGTTTCGCATCGGCTTTACTCCCCGCGAAGGACTAATTCTCTATACCATTGGCTACGAAGACAAAGGACGGGTCAGACCGATTATCTATCGCGCCTCCTTATCGGATATGGTGGTTCCCTACGGCGACCCCAGACCCCACCACTATCGTAAAAATGCCTTTGACGTGGGGGAATATGGCGTAGGTACTCTGGCTAATTCCCTCAAGTTGGGCTGTGACTGTTTGGGGGAAATCCGCTACTTTGATGCCTTTATGACCAACAGTAGGGGCGATGTATTCACCATTGAGAACGCCGTGTGTATGCACGAAGAAGACTTTGGCATTCTTTGGAAGCACGTAGACTGGCGCACCGAACAAGCTGAAGTGAGGCGATCGCGCCGTTTGGTGGTTTCGTTTATTGCTACGGTGGGTAATTATGAATACGGCTTTTTCTGGTACTTCTATCAAGATGGCACGATTCAGTACCAGGTTAAATTAACTGGTATCGTTAATACTGCTGCTGCCGCACCAGGAGAAGATCCTAAATACGGTACTTTAGTCGCCCCCCAACTAAATGCCCCGATTCACCAGCACTTTTTCAACGTGCGTCTGGATATGTGCGTCGATGGCGCAGATAATTCGGTTTACGAGGTCAATACCGAAGCCGAACCTTTGGGTGAAAACAATCCTCACGGCAATGCCTTTTTTGCTAAAGCGACTCCCCTAACTACCGAGTTAAAAGCCCAAAGAATCATCAATCCTTTTTCTGGTCGTTATTGGAAAATTGTCAATCCCTCCAGCCTTAATAGTCTCGGTCAACCAGTAGGCTACAAACTGATGCCAGGAGACAATATTTTGCCCTTTGCCCATCCAGAGTCTAGCGTAATAAAACGGGCTGGCTTTATGAACAAGCATCTTTGGGTTACTCCTTACCAGCCAGACGAACTGTATGGTGCGGGAGACTATCCCAACCAGCATCCTGGGAATGAAGGACTAACTAAATGGACTCAAAGCGATCGCTCTGTAGACAATACCGATGTCGTTGTCTGGTACACCTTCGGACAACATCACGTCACCCGCCCCGAAGATTGGCCCGTAATGCCAGTGGCATATATTGATTTCAAGCTCAAACCCATCGGCTTTTTTGATGCCAATCCCGCCTTGGATGTGCCGCCTTCGGCTAATGGTCACAAAAAATGTCATTAA